One genomic segment of Pleurodeles waltl isolate 20211129_DDA chromosome 11, aPleWal1.hap1.20221129, whole genome shotgun sequence includes these proteins:
- the LOC138266299 gene encoding uncharacterized protein produces MRGSVTVQVLQMLKELLAFVLVSYTMLIGALLLAGWTTYFMVLK; encoded by the coding sequence ATGCGGGGCTCTGTGACTGTCCAGGTCTTACAGATGCTGAAGGAGCTTCTGGCCTTCGTGCTGGTCAGCTACACGATGCTCATTGGGGCGCTGCTGCTGGCTGGTTGGACCACCTACTTCATGGTGCTCAAATGA